A region of Sesamum indicum cultivar Zhongzhi No. 13 linkage group LG7, S_indicum_v1.0, whole genome shotgun sequence DNA encodes the following proteins:
- the LOC105166792 gene encoding LOW QUALITY PROTEIN: caffeic acid 3-O-methyltransferase-like (The sequence of the model RefSeq protein was modified relative to this genomic sequence to represent the inferred CDS: inserted 2 bases in 1 codon) → MADRSEEEEAFLYAMELASASVLPMVLKSAIELDLLELIKKAGPGASASPSQLAAQLPTENRSSPXLLAAYSVVHCSVKPLPDGGVERLYSLAPVCKFLTRNEDGVSVAPVALMLQDKVLMESWYHLKDTVLEGGIPFNRAYGMNAFEYPAVDPRFNRVFNQAMYEQSTIFMKQILEKYKGFEGVKSLVDVGGGIGASLRMILSKYPAIKGINFDLPHVIQDAPSFPGVEHIGGDMFVSVPKADAIFMKWICHDWSDAHCQKLLKNCYDALPDNGKMIIAEIILPEDQNSGPAFRRAAHADVIMLAVNPGGKERTEMEFHALAQYAGFREVRKVCCASSIWILEFHK, encoded by the exons ATGGCGGATCGGTCCGAGGAAGAAGAGGCTTTCTTATACGCCATGGAGCTAGCTTCTGCTTCTGTGCTCCCCATGGTACTCAAATCCGCCATAGAGCTGGATCTCCTCGAGCTCATTAAAAAAGCTGGTCCAGGAGCTTCTGCTTCTCCCTCCCAACTCGCAGCTCAACTTCCAACTGAAAACCGAAGCAGCCC CCTCCTTGCCGCATACTCCGTCGTGCACTGCAGCGTGAAACCGCTTCCAGACGGCGGCGTGGAGCGGCTTTACTCTCTTGCGCCGGTGTGCAAGTTCCTGACCAGGAATGAGGATGGGGTTTCCGTGGCCCCCGTTGCGCTCATGCTTCAGGACAAGGTTTTGATGGAGTCCTG GTATCATCTAAAAGATACCGTTTTGGAGGGAGGAATCCCGTTCAATAGAGCATACGGCATGAACGCGTTCGAATACCCAGCTGTGGATCCGCGATTCAACAGGGTATTCAACCAAGCAATGTACGAACAGTCCACCATATTCATGAAGCAAATacttgaaaaatacaaagggTTTGAGGGGGTGAAGTCGCTGGTGGATGTGGGTGGTGGCATCGGAGCTTCGCTTAGGATGATCCTATCCAAGTACCCGGCCATTAAGGGCATCAACTTTGACTTGCCCCATGTCATTCAAGATGCTCCATCTTTTCCGG GAGTGGAGCATATTGGCGGCGACATGTTTGTGAGTGTGCCCAAAGCCGACGCCATTTTTATGAag TGGATTTGCCACGACTGGAGCGACGCGCACTGCCAGAAGCTTTTGAAGAACTGCTACGACGCACTTCCGGATAATGGAAAAATGATTATTGCCGAGATCATTCTCCCGGAGGACCAGAACAGTGGGCCGGCTTTCAGGCGGGCGGCCCACGCTGATGTCATCATGTTAGCCGTTAACCCGGGTGGGAAGGAGAGGACAGAAATGGAATTTCATGCTTTGGCTCAATACGCCGGCTTCAGAGAAGTCAGAAAAGTTTGTTGCGCTTCCAGTATTTGGATCCTCGAATTTCATAAATGA
- the LOC105166793 gene encoding caffeic acid 3-O-methyltransferase, whose product MSLSIKTQIPTASMADQSEEEEAFLYAMELASASALPMVLKSAIELDLLELIKKAGPGASVSPSQLAAQLPTKNPDAATMIDRMLRLLAAYSVVRCSLKPLPDGGVERLYSLAPVCKFLTRNEDGVSVAPVALMLQDKVFMESWYHIKDTVLEGGIPFNRAYGMSAFEYPATDPRFNKVFNRAMYEQSTIFMKQILEKYKGFEGVKSLVDVGGGIGASLKMILSKYPTIKGINFDLPHVIQDAPSFPGVEHVGGDMFVSVPKADAIFMKWICHDWSDAHCQKLLKNCYDALPDNGKVIIADSIFPEDPNSGPAFKRVAHGDVIMLALNPGGKERSEKEFQSLAQYAGFREVIKVCSAFNIWIMEFHK is encoded by the exons ATGTCTCTTTCCATCAAAACTCAGATACCCACCGCTTCGATGGCGGATCAGTCCGAGGAAGAAGAGGCTTTCTTATACGCCATGGAGCTAGCTTCTGCTTCTGCGCTCCCCATGGTACTCAAATCCGCCATAGAGCTGGATCTCCTCGAGCTCATTAAAAAAGCTGGTCCAGGAGCTTCTGTTTCTCCCTCCCAACTCGCAGCTCAACTTCCAACCAAAAACCCCGACGCAGCCACCATGATAGATAGGATGCTCCGCCTCCTTGCCGCATACTCCGTCGTCCGCTGCAGCCTGAAACCGCTTCCAGACGGCGGCGTGGAGCGGCTCTACTCTCTTGCGCCGGTGTGCAAGTTCCTGACCAGGAATGAGGATGGGGTTTCCGTGGCCCCGGTTGCGCTCATGCTTCAGGACAAGGTTTTCATGGAGTCCTG GTATCATATAAAAGATACAGTTCTGGAGGGAGGAATCCCGTTCAACAGAGCTTACGGCATGAGCGCGTTCGAATACCCGGCCACGGATCCGCGATTCAACAAGGTATTCAACCGGGCAATGTACGAACAGTCCACCATATTCATGAAGCAAATacttgaaaaatacaaagggTTTGAGGGGGTGAAATCGCTGGTGGATGTGGGTGGTGGCATCGGAGCTTCGCTTAAAATGATCCTATCCAAGTACCCCACCATTAAGGGCATCAACTTTGACTTGCCCCATGTCATTCAAGATGCTCCATCTTTTCCGG GAGTGGAGCATGTCGGCGGCGACATGTTTGTGAGTGTGCCCAAAGCCGACGCGATTTTTATGAAG TGGATTTGCCACGACTGGAGCGACGCGCACTGCCAGAAGCTGTTGAAGAACTGCTATGACGCACTTCCGGATAATGGAAAAGTGATCATCGCGGACAGCATTTTCCCGGAGGACCCGAACAGTGGGCCGGCTTTCAAGCGGGTGGCCCACGGCGATGTCATCATGTTAGCCTTAAACCCGGGTGGGAAGGAGAGGTCAGAAAAGGAATTTCAGAGCTTGGCCCAATACGCGGGCTTCAGAGAAGTCATAAAAGTGTGCTCTGCTTTCAATATTTGGATCATGGAATTTCATAAGTGA
- the LOC105166791 gene encoding caffeic acid 3-O-methyltransferase-like has product MADRSEEEEAFLFAMELASASVLPMVLKSAIELDLLELIKKAGPGASVSPSQLAAQLPTKNPDAATMIDRMLRLLAAYSVVRCSLKPLPDGGVERLYSLAPVCKFLTRNEDGVSLAPFALLIQDKVLMESW; this is encoded by the coding sequence ATGGCGGATCGGTCCGAGGAAGAAGAGGCTTTCTTATTCGCCATGGAGCTAGCTTCTGCTTCTGTGCTCCCCATGGTACTCAAATCCGCCATAGAGCTGGATCTCCTCGAGCTCATTAAAAAAGCTGGTCCAGGAGCTTCTGTTTCTCCCTCCCAACTCGCAGCTCAACTTCCAACCAAAAACCCCGACGCAGCCACCATGATAGATAGGATGCTCCGCCTCCTTGCCGCATACTCCGTCGTCCGCTGCAGCCTGAAACCGCTTCCAGACGGCGGCGTGGAGCGGCTCTACTCTCTTGCGCCGGTCTGCAAGTTCCTGACCAGGAATGAGGATGGGGTTTCCCTGGCCCCGTTTGCGCTCTTGATTCAGGACAAGGTTTTGATGGAGTCATGGTAA
- the LOC105166795 gene encoding nascent polypeptide-associated complex subunit alpha-like protein 2 (The sequence of the model RefSeq protein was modified relative to this genomic sequence to represent the inferred CDS: added 45 bases not found in genome assembly) produces MPGPVVEETEAQSKFQDEPLVEDVKEDDDHEDDADDSDDDDDDKDDGSPGANDSSKQSRSEKKSRKAMLKLGMKPVAGVSRVTIKRTKNVLFFISKPDVFKSPNSETYVIFGEAKIEDLSSQLQTQAAQQFRLPEMNSTMAKSEAAATALTAQADEEEEEVDETGVEPRDIDLVMTQAGVSRTKAVKALKTHSGDIVSAIMELT; encoded by the exons ATGCCGGGTCCGGTTGTTGAAGAAACTGAAGCCCAGAGCAAGTTTCAG GATGAGCCACTGGTAGAGGACGTGAAGGAAGATGATGACCATGAAGATGACGCCGATGACtcggatgatgatgatgatgataaggATGATGGTAGCCCAG GTGCAAATGACAGTTCTAAACAGAGCAGAAGCGAAAAGAAGAGTCGGAAGGCCATGTTGAAACTTGGAATGAAACCTGTGGCGGGTGTGAGTCGTGTCACGATTAAGAGAACCAAAAAC GTACTGTTTTTCATCTCAAAACCGGATGTTTTCAAGAGCCCCAATTCTGAGACTTATGTCATTTTCGGAGAGGCCAAGATCGAGGACTTGAGCTCTCAGTTGCAGACACAGGCTGCTCAGCAGTTCAGGTTGCCTGAAATGAATTCTACAATGGCAAAGTCAGAAGCAGCTGCCACGGCTTTGACTGCTCAAGCGGAcgaggaagaggaggaagtCGACGAGACGGGCGTTGAGCCTCGGGACATCGATTTGGTTATGACACAAGCAGGAGTGTCTAGGACCAAGGCTGTCAAGGCTCT
- the LOC105166796 gene encoding heavy metal-associated isoprenylated plant protein 9-like, with amino-acid sequence MGEEAKKLQAEEKKEAASGFVLFVDLHCVGCANKILSSISKITGVERVLMDMGKNEVSIKGVVEPESVCSRIMKKTRRRAQLLSPSPQPQGEPMPEFVASQGSTVELTVNMHCEGCAGQLKRKILKMAGVKTVETELSSGKVTVTGTMDADRQARIVPQPEPEPEPEKPPEEKEEEKPGAAAEEANPEEDEKTDPPPEEEKKVDGTVATAEEGGERKEEVRSVEEQAMHKVLMYYYPPLYVMERIAAPQIFSDENPNACCIV; translated from the exons ATGGGTGAAGAAGCCAAAAAACTGCAG GCagaggagaagaaagaagCAGCATCGGGTTTTGTGTTGTTTGTGGATTTGCATTGTGTAGGATGTGCAAACAAGATTCTCAGCTCCATCTCTAAGATCAcag GGGTGGAGAGAGTGTTGATGGACATGGGGAAGAATGAGGTGAGCATAAAGGGAGTCGTGGAACCGGAATCTGTGTGCAGTAGAATTATGAAGAAAACTAGGAGAAGAGCCCAACTCTTATCTCCATCGCCACAACCTCAAGGTGAACCCATGCCTGAATTTGTGGCCTCACAG GGTAGCACGGTGGAACTTACCGTCAACATGCATTGCGAGGGCTGTGCCGGGCAGCTCAAGAGAAAGATACTTAAAATGGCAG GAGTTAAAACCGTAGAGACAGAATTGAGCTCCGGCAAAGTCACGGTGACGGGCACCATGGACGCCGACCGGCAAGCCAGGATCGTGCCCCAGCCCGAGCCCGAGCCCGAACCCGAAAAACCACCTgaggagaaagaagaagaaaaaccagGTGCTGCTGCTGAAGAAGCAAACCCCGAGGAAGACGAGAAAACAGACCCGCCACCGGAAGAGGAAAAGAAGGTAGACGGCACCGTAGCCACGGCGGAGGAAGGCGGTGAAAGGAAAGAGGAGGTGAGGAGTGTGGAGGAGCAAGCCATGCATAAAGTACTCATGTACTACTATCCGCCACTTTATGTGATGGAAAGAATTGCAGCTCCCCAGATTTTCTCCGATGAAAACCCTAATGCTTGCTGCATTGTGTGA